A stretch of the Acetoanaerobium noterae genome encodes the following:
- a CDS encoding TraG/VirB4 family ATPase, translated as MAINFFKKEKLENLKTKEHKNVQMIKALAPNGIVIERDHIIIENFYMRFFTIVNYPDYASIKWLSTLNMQGISWSFHVDDVDLDKLISQTNNSIKSKEHQLERTRDPIVKQRLFSDISNATVMLKKMDSKIEKTVDFSIIIRVVGHNLEDLEDNSVRLKTRCASNKIPVKPITFAQEQSLLKNMPLNLDIPLRYSNPMPISNIMIGYPFLNNYINDDQGNILGYDEYFNDVVINFWNKNQQRTNSNVVVIGDSGAGKTMLTKDILYQEYITGSKIAVIDIEREYTKLARKFDGDIINMAG; from the coding sequence ATGGCAATAAATTTTTTTAAGAAAGAAAAGTTAGAAAACCTTAAGACTAAAGAACATAAGAATGTTCAGATGATAAAAGCATTAGCTCCAAATGGTATTGTTATTGAACGAGATCACATTATAATAGAAAATTTCTACATGAGATTTTTTACAATAGTTAATTATCCTGACTATGCTTCGATAAAGTGGTTATCTACTTTAAATATGCAAGGGATATCCTGGTCATTTCATGTAGATGATGTAGATTTAGATAAATTGATATCTCAGACAAATAATTCTATAAAAAGTAAGGAACATCAACTAGAAAGAACCAGAGATCCAATTGTAAAGCAAAGATTATTTTCAGATATATCAAATGCGACAGTGATGCTCAAAAAAATGGATAGTAAAATCGAAAAAACAGTTGATTTTTCAATAATAATAAGAGTTGTAGGGCATAACTTAGAAGATTTAGAAGACAATAGTGTAAGACTTAAAACTCGTTGTGCATCTAATAAAATACCAGTAAAACCGATTACGTTTGCACAAGAGCAATCTTTATTAAAAAATATGCCACTCAATTTAGACATTCCTCTTAGATATTCTAATCCTATGCCTATCAGTAATATTATGATTGGATATCCATTTTTAAACAACTATATTAATGATGATCAAGGAAATATATTAGGCTATGATGAATATTTCAATGATGTAGTCATTAACTTTTGGAATAAAAATCAGCAAAGAACTAACTCAAATGTAGTTGTAATAGGCGATTCTGGAGCAGGAAAAACAATGCTGACTAAGGATATATTATATCAGGAATATATAACAGGCTCAAAGATAGCAGTTATAGATATCGAAAGAGAATATACAAAATTAGCTAGAAAATTTGATGGAGATATCATTAATATGGCGGG
- a CDS encoding coiled-coil domain-containing protein, whose product MQRKDHSKLLEKLKKTKSNNSDEIVNLYESIDKSDVKEEITDNSIENRSTEEIYVPQESNVITLIKGSKDESTVEKKLNEKDKEISQLHDEVELNKENYKEALKEVQNQNLLLEKSKEEIHTYKSSINELKLQIEELKQSKDDKELNNKLLELENLQNDLNSSKENLLKIANEKSALMKQMSEKEVLYHTTQNALEEAQEEKRELRLALESLHLEKIELENKLKQTEGIRDLLKEKEEVISKSKQELELEQQEKFRLSKEKEGLLIEIQDIKKRLNSSNNSNLKIFYSPIDRVGTTTIAIKSALESNMKSVLIGITKEYKLGLKSYFPELLKIDNKEMFSKSFIKNDLEIFSLHLKDEVGNDDINKILLLINEFKSNDIFIDLDSSISKDLQEVILGITKSEKYLILHNNIYTIHKCMDKLLYSNKSIYTNWNLIFNKDFSVNSNYIELLDSKIGIDSVNSFPAINKDKLSKAKNQYKIINVLGQVDPKEREM is encoded by the coding sequence ATGCAAAGAAAAGATCATAGCAAATTACTTGAAAAACTAAAAAAAACTAAATCGAATAACTCTGATGAAATTGTAAATTTATATGAATCAATTGATAAATCAGATGTAAAAGAAGAAATCACAGATAATTCTATTGAAAATAGGTCTACTGAAGAAATATACGTTCCTCAAGAGAGCAATGTAATTACTTTAATTAAAGGAAGTAAAGATGAATCTACAGTAGAGAAAAAACTTAATGAAAAAGACAAAGAAATAAGTCAACTACACGATGAAGTTGAGCTAAACAAAGAGAACTATAAAGAAGCTTTAAAAGAAGTACAAAATCAAAACTTGTTGCTTGAAAAATCTAAAGAAGAGATTCACACTTATAAATCAAGTATTAATGAATTAAAGTTACAAATCGAGGAATTAAAACAGTCTAAGGATGATAAGGAACTTAATAATAAATTACTGGAACTAGAAAATTTACAAAATGATCTAAATTCCTCTAAAGAAAATTTGCTAAAAATAGCTAACGAAAAATCAGCACTAATGAAGCAAATGTCTGAAAAGGAAGTTTTATATCATACAACTCAAAACGCTTTAGAAGAAGCTCAAGAAGAGAAAAGAGAATTGAGATTAGCTTTAGAAAGTTTGCACTTAGAAAAAATAGAGCTTGAAAATAAATTAAAGCAAACTGAAGGTATCAGAGATTTACTAAAAGAAAAAGAAGAAGTAATTAGTAAGAGTAAACAGGAATTAGAACTAGAGCAACAAGAGAAATTTAGATTAAGCAAAGAAAAAGAAGGCTTATTGATAGAAATTCAGGATATTAAAAAAAGATTAAATAGTAGCAATAACAGTAATTTAAAAATATTCTATTCTCCTATAGACAGAGTGGGAACTACAACTATAGCCATTAAGAGTGCTTTAGAAAGCAATATGAAAAGTGTCCTGATAGGAATTACTAAAGAATATAAACTAGGCTTAAAAAGTTATTTTCCTGAGTTATTAAAGATTGATAACAAAGAAATGTTTTCAAAATCTTTTATTAAAAATGACTTAGAAATTTTTTCACTACATTTAAAAGATGAAGTAGGAAATGATGATATTAATAAAATATTGCTTTTAATAAATGAATTTAAAAGTAATGATATTTTCATTGATTTAGACAGCAGTATAAGTAAAGATTTACAAGAAGTGATCTTGGGAATTACTAAATCGGAAAAGTATTTAATTTTACACAATAATATTTATACGATTCATAAATGTATGGATAAATTGCTTTATTCAAACAAATCTATTTATACTAATTGGAATCTGATTTTTAATAAAGACTTTTCAGTTAATTCGAATTATATAGAGTTACTTGATTCTAAAATTGGAATAGATTCTGTAAATAGTTTTCCTGCTATAAATAAAGACAAATTATCTAAAGCTAAAAATCAATATAAAATAATCAACGTTTTAGGTCAAGTTGACCCAAAAGAAAGGGAGATGTAA
- a CDS encoding DUF4320 family protein, with protein sequence MGFQKILSIFIALMTLIVCLAYMINVVLVSNMKTNTIDMQKAIVTYAQVNGGFCDSNQTFTEFYNDLESKFNMKNNISSISFSHPIGEKLQRGTKFTVSITPKYTIILPFVENQTRIGKEIIRSGYSRNFRKELENP encoded by the coding sequence ATGGGATTTCAGAAAATACTATCGATTTTTATAGCCTTGATGACTTTGATAGTTTGTCTAGCCTACATGATAAATGTAGTATTAGTATCCAATATGAAAACTAATACTATTGATATGCAAAAAGCAATAGTAACATATGCACAAGTTAATGGTGGATTTTGTGATAGCAATCAAACATTTACAGAATTTTATAATGACTTAGAATCAAAATTTAATATGAAAAATAATATAAGTAGTATTTCTTTCTCACATCCTATAGGTGAAAAATTACAGCGTGGAACGAAATTTACAGTATCCATAACACCTAAATATACAATAATATTACCATTTGTAGAAAATCAAACTAGGATAGGCAAAGAAATTATAAGAAGTGGATACAGCAGAAACTTTAGAAAGGAATTAGAAAATCCATGA
- a CDS encoding conjugal transfer protein TrbL family protein — MDFVKIGLSNLVESLFNIIATIYNFVIQLVMSSYNQSDQFLQLQVLDNLRNSITDFSYTLLITVALVSIIKMYIVEESDIQISELLFRLTMTATAIAVTPEVVDLIVSETYKIMTNISGIKTSITPVDFSSLDIIELIEAMDKIALSATLVLLVILLVCFIIVFILVIHIAMMSVFLIFLKIFSSLAALSFMSNYPSLYITLIKDVIGIMLTRIIQITCLMLSLDMVNSAISSFVTTFGMPTFTTINLCVTSLALMLAILFVPEMFKKYTGSESGKTMAPNISAIGTALAYKKF, encoded by the coding sequence ATGGATTTTGTAAAAATAGGTTTATCAAATCTTGTAGAATCCTTATTTAATATAATAGCTACTATATATAACTTTGTAATTCAATTAGTTATGAGTTCATATAATCAATCGGATCAATTTCTACAATTACAAGTTTTAGACAATTTAAGAAATAGTATCACTGATTTTTCATATACATTACTGATAACTGTAGCACTTGTATCAATAATAAAAATGTATATTGTGGAAGAAAGCGACATACAAATATCAGAGCTATTATTTAGGCTTACTATGACGGCTACAGCAATAGCCGTCACACCAGAAGTAGTAGATTTAATTGTAAGTGAAACATATAAAATAATGACTAATATTAGTGGTATAAAAACCTCTATAACTCCAGTAGATTTTAGCAGTTTAGATATTATAGAACTCATTGAAGCAATGGATAAGATAGCATTATCAGCTACATTAGTATTATTAGTAATACTACTGGTATGTTTTATAATTGTATTTATTTTAGTGATTCATATAGCAATGATGAGTGTCTTTCTTATTTTCTTAAAAATCTTTTCATCTTTGGCAGCATTATCATTTATGTCAAATTATCCTTCTCTTTATATAACTCTAATAAAAGATGTAATTGGAATAATGCTCACAAGAATTATACAGATTACTTGTCTGATGCTCTCGCTAGATATGGTTAATAGTGCAATTTCAAGTTTTGTAACAACTTTCGGTATGCCTACATTTACAACTATTAACTTATGTGTAACATCCTTAGCATTAATGTTAGCTATATTATTTGTTCCAGAAATGTTTAAAAAATATACAGGCTCAGAAAGTGGAAAAACAATGGCTCCAAATATAAGTGCTATAGGTACAGCATTAGCATATAAGAAATTCTAA